CAACTCCACAGCCCCCAGCTGATGTAGAGCTCTGGGTGAAACCTTAACAAATATTTCCTCTGATGGACAACATTACTCTACTGGTCTGCAGTAATTTCATCTAATAATGTGAGATAAACAATGTGTCCGTTTTTGTATGTTCTTTGTCCTGAATCTGCAGGATTAAAACTTTCTAGCATGACTAATCGCAGTCGCTCCATCAACAACACAAACCCAGAGGGTGACAACGTTGTGAGTAATGACTTCTCAACTAGCTTGGGTGCAACTATCCTCGGCTTGGTCTTCCTCCTGGGTGTCCCTGGTAACCTCTTCATCGTCTGGAGCATCCTGGCACGAATCCGAAGACGCTCAGTCACCaccctcctcatcctcaacctGGCGTGTGCAGATGGGTTAATCATGGCCCTCACCATCTTCTTCATCATCTACCTTGCCAAGCAGTCGTGGATTTTTGGTGAAGCCATGTGTAAATTCCTGTTCTACTTGTGCAACGCCAACATGTACGCCTCCATCTTTCTGATCACGCTGATGAGCATGCACAGGATGGTGGTTGTGCTGTTTCCACGAAAATTCTCCTTCCGGATCACCAAGAAGATTGTGATGAGGGTGCTCGTAGGCATGTGGGGGTTGGTGTTGCTGATTTCTATTCCCTCACTGGTGTTTCGAGACGTGACAGAGGAAGCTGATGAGCAGAACGGAGACAGATTTGTGTGTGGACCTAATCACACCAAGTCTCGACAAGTAAGTATAGTAGGATTAATTATCTTAACATCTGCTGCAAATCAGATTATTGTCACAGCTGACCTGATGAACCAGTCTATTTTTTCAGTCACTAGAAATCAAAAATAAACATCAGTTGGTTGGATTGCGGCAAAGCATTATCTCCTACTGTTAAACCAGACAAATGTtacttgttctgtttttttttttttgccagctaACTACAGTAGTTGCACAAAGTTGCACTCAGTTAGACACAAACATGGTTCACCTCAATGACCAGCTTTTTTTTGCTATGAGTTCTCTCGACTTGCTCTGTTCAAGGAAATTATCATCAATTtatgaggaaaacaaaaaaataaataaatccctgtTGAATGGAATGGGCCGAATGTTTACAGCCAGTGTAAAATACATGCAAAAGAGTTGGGGAAAATTTAAGTCTTAGCCTGCCATAACACCCACAATTTTcgctctgtttttatttatttatttaaacgaAAGTGACTGTTTTTAACTCGTCCATATGTTAACAttttttatacacattaatgTCACACCGATGGATGTGGGAAAGCTTTGCGGTGCTTACAGTGGGGAAAAACAAGTTATTTGGAATTACATTTTTCTCCCCCTGAAGTAGCCTGTCCTTAACTTTTCTGTCAGATTCAGTGGACTCAGTagcatcaccatggcaacctcACCCGTCACTTTGAAGATCAGCAGCTTCTCTCTGTTCTACTTACACACTTTATTAGATACAGCTTAAACCTTTTAGCAGTTGGCAAGAGAAAAGCATGGGCAGTTTCAGCAATCCACCCCACAGTTGATCCAGAAACTTCACAATTAAGTCAATGTTTAAGAAAGAACTAATCTTGACATGCATGCCCGATTAGAAAAAGTGTTTTCTATTGTGTTACACAAACAGTGTGACTACGCTTGGGTTTCCATTGCTGTTTTTGATTGTAAATTTTCAAACAATCTTTGAATGGTTGTGTCCCTTCTGCGTATCGGGTCTTCTTTAAAACAGTCAAACAAAACTTCTGTAAACTAAATGATAAAAATGTGCTTgcttgaggttgtttttttctgttttaaagaaGACTCGATACGCAGACGGGACACAACCATTCAAAGATTGACATGATTTTACTCACTAGACCCACCAGTCTACTCACATGAACACCGGCATCTTTCTAGATCTAATCAAAGTACTCCAGATACGCCCAAAAATAAGTAATTCCTGAAGAAAAGCTCTctccatttttctctttttatccTCTCTCCTTAAAGTTTGTTTTCACTTACTACTACTTCCTTTACTGTATTACAACCACCAGCAACGAAACCCATACCACCACCCTTCGTCGACTTCATCAACtgttttatatttcttttttttttttaacagctttTCAAAAGATCCCCTGAGATTTGTATCACTCGTGAATGGAATGAATTCTGATGAGGAAAGCTTGTTTTCACTATCCAAATGCAAACCTAAAACATTTCATAGCAGTTTGAACAAATGCTATATGCAATGATTTTTACACcgtgtcacttttgcatcaaACGGTTGTTTACTTTGCCTATCTTTTCTCAACTGAGAAACCCCCATGTTTGTCTAAAACTAGAACTAAAGATTATATTTACTCTCAATCTACTGATTATTTCATCAGTTTAACTGTTTAACTGTGTCTCAAACAGCGGTTCAGATACATTTCTGAGGAGCTAAAGAAATTAAATTCCTATGTTTTGTCTGATTCTGTCTAATTCAATCTGgttataattaaaaaataactccaaggttcctcattgaagtactagaagccaaggaaatgccaTCTAGGGTAAGTATATAAGTGGACATTTTCATCCTGGAGCCCTCAGGTCCAAAGACAACAAATTCATTTTTGTCTTAATCCAGAGGCAGAAAATTCTGAGTCGTCCAGGTcattatgtctttaagacactGCTTTTGGCTTAACCAACTGGCATAGcagagtatcatcagcatagcaatggaaattcgTGCCATGCTGTCATAATAATATTACctgatggaagcatgtatagaaTGAAAAGAATTGGTCCGAGCACAGAACCCTGCAGAACTCCacgacttactctggtgtgtgaggaagattaaTCTTTTACATGGATGaactggaatctatcagataaacaTGACTTAAACCAACCTAATGCGGTTCTTTCAATCCCTATAACATGTTGAAGTCTCTGTAATAGAACGCTGTGATCGATCATATCAGATCCAACGGGACAAGAGTCACTGGTTtgatcaaaaataaataaatacatctttaaaaaacaagcccccccccccaaagacGCATTAACCGGAGAAATAGTAAAAATCTTTCCACAGATTTTTGATAAATGAAATAGtcagctttgtttctctttttgttcagttttgtctgacaacaactatttttttttccaccaccTGTGTTCAGGTGAAGTTTCAGTACGCCTTTGAGACGGTGTCAGGATTTATTCTCCCATATGCAATCATTGTCACCTGCTATGTCCTCATCCTGAGGCGCCTGAGGCAGACCCAGTTCCGCCGAAAGGTTCGCAGCGAGAAACTCATCCTGGCTATTGTGGTGATGTTTGGCTTGTTCTGGCTGCCGTACCATATCATCAACATGATTCAGGTGAGTGAAAAGGGTTCATTTCTCATCAACATGGACCAGGTGTCTTCTGAATAAACAACAAGTATATTTTCATTCGTTTAAGGTGGCAGCTGAGTGGTATGAAGAGGACTCGCCCATGAGAATAAAGTGAGTAACATAAGCTTTCCAGCATGATTTTTACTTCTACAGCGTTACGGGTTTCTACTAAAAACCAAATGCAGGTTTTAAATTAAGTCCAGTTGTTTAATATGTTGAAAGGTTTGGAGTGGTCACAGCTTGTATTCATGCAAACATCAGCCGTATAAGATTGAACTGATAACAGCGTTTTCATTGAAAGCAAAAAATTGGAAGTAGGTCTGTGATGTCACATAACCAATCTTTACATCTCCCATCGTTTTTGGTTCTTTATTATAGATATGTTGTTTGATATATCCTTTTTGAGATatatgtttgtttctttttccgtTGCCAGTATTGGAAGCTTTATACTGGGCAAATTCAATCTCAGCAGCATTTATGTTTCCAGTACTGTTCCAAATCAGTCGGTTTCTTGTCACTTTGTGATGCTGTGCTCCTTATATGTCCCTTTTTGTAATAATTTCGTGTATCTTAATGGCCTCTTTGCCTCTTCAGTGTCACAGTGTGCGCATTTGAGGCTACACTGAGCCTCTGTTGTCTTTTGCTGCTCTGTCTCTCTTTGGgtttattctttatttctgGGCTTGTCATGTGTTTGTCTCTTCTTCTTTGATATCTTTCCAGTACCTGCGGTccatttgtttgtcttttgtgATTTTGTTGTCAATAAATTGAGTTATTTCCTCTTTGTTGATGTATTGTCATTTTGCATGTCTACTTGTGATGATTTTGAGtcttttttaaagttattttgtaTCCAGTCTTTCTATATTTTGGCCACAGTTTTATGTCCTTGTCATTATCTCTTGTGGCTATTTCGTGTTAACTTTTTAGTTTTATCCTTTCACTGTTTTGGTCATGGTGGTCTATTTGTTTCCCTCATGAGGAGCTGGTTTAATTGTTTAAATTTATCTATGTATTTACTGTTTGGCTTTTTGCCATTGTTGATGTCTTTGTAGCTGTACATTTACAGTTTTAGGTACAGTATAGGTGTAGCTATCTTGTTTTTCCTCAGGCCTGCTTAGTAAATTGACAACCCACTCCAAGAAGTATGCAGCAATTTTATGTTCCTGAAAACCATAATTATGTATCATATGTAGGCCTACATTATACAGCGAAAGGAGCCAGGTGTCATAATGACAGCTTGTAAGGAATGTGCTGCTTATTGAAACGCTGTATTACAAGCAaaaccatttttcttttcttttctacacATAATTCTAATTTTAATTGGCTGTGGTGGGGATATAAAACCgaataaaacttaataaaagagGGTGAAAACGGCACTGATAGGACTTACGACAGACTGAAAGAGTGATATTAAAAGTAAGAGGGAAGGAATAGTTTCCTGCAGGAATGGTAGGCTGCCACTTGACCCCTTTGGGGAATCATCCATAGATATAGCGTGTGTTTATTAACTGATTGGGGGGAAGATTATTTTCACTAAAAGTTATCACCAGCcttaaataaaaagttatttttataGTAATTAAACTCTCCTGCCTGCCTGCAGATTGGACCATATCCATAACTCCAGCCGTGCAGTGACTTCCGCCTTGGCTTTCATCAGCAGCTGCGCCAACCCCATCCTCTACACATTTGCTGGAAAGTCCTACATCAAGCAGAATGGCTTCGCCTTCATGGCTAAGCTTTTTGAAGGCACGTCAGAGCAACCGGGAAACAAAAAGAATCGGGTGAAGGGTAAAAAGAGCGCAGTACACACCACTGACTCTGCAAACACAGTTTGTGTACTAAATGGAAATTCTGAGATTACTTAAAGCACTGAGTGCACTTTGTACATACATCAACTCTTGAATCTTAAATTGTGTAAAGCCACATGTGGGACTCGAGGATTTCCACCTGTGtcgttttctcttttgaatgCGAGTTTCACTGGAACTCAGAGGAACAGGCACAGGCGGTTAAATTATACTGCACataatttttcttttctctttaagTTAAAGATAAAATCCTATTTCAATTAATGGTTTCAATCCCAGAAAAAATTACActggaagaaaaacaaattccttcaaGGGTAAAACTTGGAAAAACTTATTTCACCTGCACAATACTTGCTTTAACCTCCAACATCCTTAATAGACAAATACCTTGAGCTCAGATTATTAATTGGTCAGACTGCCTGTACTGGTAAAAGATGCCCAGAAATTCTTATTCATAAAATGCAACGTTGaattttggttaaaaaaaatcttctgtAATGTAAAGCGATTTCAGTTTGTTACATTTCAGCCACCTTTGTTTTACATGAAATATTatactttgtttttgctatGAGTGTTCTcttaactttttcttttaagttcaTCCTagctttagatttttttaaaaatacaaaacaattcaaaactGCTTTGATGTTTTGGTGCTCTGAGTCTGAAAAAatacttgtacattttataaatGTTTACCACTTTTGCTCCAAACAgtgtttttaatgcatcttttatATTTGGTGGTGTCATCTAGTATCTATTTAGTTGAGAAATTGCATCAACAGGTTACTTATGAAAGTTTGAGTTCCCCTCATTTCtatttcagttcatgttttttttactgtgatttTTCATGAATAAAAGTTTTGATACCCTGTACATTTGTTTGACTTTAAATTTCACCATTGTGCAGTTTTAAAGCACCATACTTATACCACATACAGCCAAAAAATCTGAGTAATGGCTTTAAGATCAAGATTGACAGTCGTCTTCCTGTTGGGTTCAGAACAGCATGCAGCACTTCCTATAGTCAGATGCAGAGCTGATCAACTCTGGTTGCTCAGCATCCTGTTTCTCCATTTGCAGATATTAAAGCAacagtttgaactctttttaaaCGTGAAATATCACATCACATAACTACACACATCTGCATTACATAGTACAGTCCCAACTTCTGACTACTGTAGTTGAAGATTTTAAGCCCGATTCATGTTTCAGGGAAATGGACGACGCAAATCTGAGTTAAATCCACAGCCTTTAATGGCCATGTGGGGGTATCCTGGTCAAACATGCTTGATTTATCTCATACATTgagaaaaaaattgtttttgttaCAACTGTTTTTACTAGATAAAGATCAAACAGGGCAGTCTGGTCCCCCCCCAGACTATTATTAAAATAATTTCCATTTACTTTGTAACCATTTCTTAAATCCTGCATATATTTAAACTTTAACACATTTACATCAGTAAAGAGTTTAAAAACCTCATTGAATGATACTAGTGCAAAGTCTTTATTAGTACCGTTagtacagagacaaacaacaagATACTTTAAGATTCAGTCAAGTAAAACAGTAACTTTATAACCACATAACTTCATCATCAACAACCCTCATGCCGTGTTCACCTCCCGCCCCTTACCTTTGTGTTCGCAGTCAAAATTGACCGGTCTGTTTTAACTACTCTTAAATTagcacaaaaaacatttttcaccaCCAAATTTTTTATTAAACATTCTTTAGCTGTGAACAATGTCTCAAAGTAGTGTTTAACATGCATTTATAGAATTAGACATAAAATAACTGCAGTGAAAATACAAATAGGCACTGAGAATGTATTACAAAGTGaacatgtaatgtaaaaaataaatggaaaaccAAACTCAACATGAAGTCGTGTGTGTCACATGAGTGGCATGTGACACACATGTGGACCTTGCAAACATAGGCATCACATTTGCAGCATCTCAGGCTTGTTTTGTTGTCTCTAGGGGCACAGAGCCCACAGCGCTTCCTTTTCTGCCCCTGTCCCTGTTGGGGGAGAGCAGCCAGAGCCAGGGCAGCGGCTGGGGCTTGCACACTCATAACCAGACTGGCAGAGGCTGGTGTGCGGGGAATGTGCTGGCGCCGTTGAATAAGAGGAGTCACCAAAGCTTTCCCCAGCTCTGCTAGGAAAAGTCTCCTCTTGAAACTCTTCCCCCGATTCC
The sequence above is drawn from the Odontesthes bonariensis isolate fOdoBon6 chromosome 14, fOdoBon6.hap1, whole genome shotgun sequence genome and encodes:
- the ltb4r2b gene encoding leukotriene B4 receptor 2b produces the protein MTNRSRSINNTNPEGDNVVSNDFSTSLGATILGLVFLLGVPGNLFIVWSILARIRRRSVTTLLILNLACADGLIMALTIFFIIYLAKQSWIFGEAMCKFLFYLCNANMYASIFLITLMSMHRMVVVLFPRKFSFRITKKIVMRVLVGMWGLVLLISIPSLVFRDVTEEADEQNGDRFVCGPNHTKSRQVKFQYAFETVSGFILPYAIIVTCYVLILRRLRQTQFRRKVRSEKLILAIVVMFGLFWLPYHIINMIQVAAEWYEEDSPMRIKLDHIHNSSRAVTSALAFISSCANPILYTFAGKSYIKQNGFAFMAKLFEGTSEQPGNKKNRVKGKKSAVHTTDSANTVCVLNGNSEIT